From Bacillus sp. FSL K6-3431, the proteins below share one genomic window:
- a CDS encoding ABC transporter substrate-binding protein, with protein MKKRIIALFAVLLLVLGACSSKKEEAGAKEDVNSDEKVTINAFGIKAPAATTDYDDMPFLKELADNVNADIKWTTATTQTSTEQINLMFASDDLPDVFYSAWSLGGSDIVKYGSTGQLVALDDLIEEHAPNIKKLFEKRPELKKMITAPDGHIYALPQYDESKASKSNDAFFINKKWLDQLDLPIPTTTEEFHETLKAFKENDLNENGKKDEIPFSFTFENQIRGPHSMSGAFGVVGRHIGVKDSKVYYAPTQPEYREYVKYMNELYKDGLIDPESFTHDVQVYDSKIKSSTPILGALFSWSNFSSFGKVETDYVAIPPLKGPEGDQMWNANAGGLSMSGFSITSANKNPVRSIQWVDQMFDEEIGIQVSLGPLGENIKKEDDGTITILEAPEGMSYEEFRHKTTPGSYGVYANLEETNDKVNKSPGQIEKEEYAEMYAPFQPEEIYPNVLYSVEDGDRLSILSTDINNYMNETIPKFIINGDIDAQWDGYVKQLEKMGLAELLEIYQKYYDEFK; from the coding sequence ATGAAAAAAAGAATTATTGCTTTATTTGCTGTTTTATTACTTGTGCTTGGCGCTTGTAGCTCTAAAAAGGAGGAGGCAGGGGCAAAAGAGGATGTAAATTCAGATGAGAAAGTAACAATCAATGCATTCGGGATAAAAGCGCCAGCCGCGACGACTGATTACGATGATATGCCTTTTTTAAAGGAATTGGCCGATAATGTCAATGCCGATATAAAGTGGACTACAGCTACAACGCAAACGTCTACGGAACAAATCAATTTAATGTTCGCCAGTGATGATTTACCGGATGTCTTCTATTCGGCATGGTCCTTAGGAGGTAGTGATATTGTTAAATACGGATCAACAGGTCAATTAGTTGCACTCGATGATTTGATTGAAGAACATGCTCCTAATATAAAAAAATTATTTGAAAAGCGACCTGAACTGAAAAAAATGATCACTGCGCCTGATGGACATATCTATGCTTTACCTCAGTATGATGAATCGAAAGCCAGTAAGTCCAACGATGCTTTCTTTATAAATAAAAAGTGGTTGGACCAATTAGATCTACCAATACCAACAACGACAGAAGAATTTCATGAAACACTAAAAGCTTTTAAGGAAAATGATTTGAATGAAAACGGTAAAAAAGATGAAATTCCATTTAGCTTTACATTTGAAAATCAAATACGAGGGCCACACTCTATGAGTGGTGCATTTGGCGTGGTTGGTCGTCATATAGGCGTAAAAGATAGTAAGGTTTATTATGCGCCAACGCAACCAGAATATCGTGAATATGTGAAGTATATGAATGAATTGTATAAAGATGGCTTAATTGATCCAGAGTCTTTTACACATGATGTTCAAGTGTATGATTCTAAGATTAAAAGCAGTACACCAATCTTAGGTGCGCTTTTTAGTTGGTCCAACTTTTCATCTTTTGGGAAGGTAGAGACAGATTATGTGGCGATTCCTCCGCTAAAAGGACCAGAAGGGGATCAAATGTGGAATGCTAACGCTGGAGGGTTAAGTATGTCAGGCTTTTCGATAACTTCAGCTAATAAAAATCCAGTCCGTTCCATTCAATGGGTCGACCAAATGTTTGATGAAGAAATAGGTATACAAGTATCATTAGGACCACTTGGCGAAAATATTAAAAAGGAAGACGATGGAACAATCACTATTCTTGAAGCACCTGAAGGCATGAGTTATGAAGAATTTAGACATAAAACAACTCCTGGTTCATATGGTGTGTATGCTAATCTAGAGGAAACGAATGATAAAGTGAATAAAAGCCCCGGCCAAATTGAGAAAGAAGAATATGCTGAAATGTATGCTCCTTTCCAACCGGAGGAAATCTATCCAAATGTATTATACAGTGTGGAAGACGGGGATCGTTTGTCAATCCTGTCAACAGATATCAACAATTATATGAATGAAACAATTCCTAAGTTTATAATTAATGGGGATATAGATGCGCAATGGGATGGGTACGTCAAGCAATTGGAAAAAATGGGTTTAGCTGAATTATTGGAAATCTATCAGAAGTACTATGATGAATTCAAATAA
- a CDS encoding carbohydrate ABC transporter permease — protein MNIGSRTRGDKIFDYANVMFFLVILFVTIYPLYFMFIASFSSPESVNNGEIWFWPKEITFEGYKMIFEHEKIWTGYKNSIIYTIIGTLVNVVLTITGGYALSRKDLIGRNVFMFFIVFTMFFSGGMIPNYLLVKDLGMVNTLWAMVIPNAISVFNLIIVRTFFQSTIPDELLEAAKVDGCSDWKFFLKIVLPISTPIIAVMVLFSAVGHWNTYFSALIYLRDADLFPLQLVLREVLILTQAQEVVDSGALMDSNAELQNISELIKYGVVIIASLPVLILYPFVQRHFVKGVMIGSIKG, from the coding sequence TTGAATATTGGAAGTCGCACTAGAGGAGATAAAATTTTTGACTATGCGAATGTAATGTTTTTTCTCGTTATTCTGTTTGTAACGATATATCCACTTTACTTCATGTTTATTGCTTCATTCAGCAGTCCTGAAAGTGTGAATAATGGAGAGATTTGGTTTTGGCCGAAAGAAATTACGTTTGAAGGATACAAGATGATATTTGAACATGAGAAAATCTGGACAGGGTATAAAAATTCAATAATTTATACGATTATTGGTACGTTAGTAAATGTTGTTTTAACGATTACAGGTGGTTACGCTTTATCGCGAAAAGATTTAATTGGACGGAATGTGTTTATGTTTTTTATCGTATTTACGATGTTTTTCAGCGGTGGGATGATTCCCAACTATTTACTCGTAAAAGACTTAGGAATGGTTAATACGCTATGGGCAATGGTTATTCCTAATGCTATTTCTGTATTTAATTTAATCATCGTCCGCACGTTTTTCCAAAGTACGATTCCTGATGAATTGTTAGAGGCCGCAAAGGTTGATGGATGTAGTGATTGGAAGTTCTTTTTAAAAATTGTTCTTCCAATCTCCACACCAATTATTGCCGTTATGGTGCTTTTCAGTGCCGTCGGACATTGGAATACTTATTTTTCAGCGTTGATTTATTTACGGGATGCTGATTTATTTCCGCTCCAACTGGTGCTTAGAGAGGTTTTGATACTAACTCAAGCACAGGAAGTCGTGGACTCAGGAGCTTTGATGGATAGTAATGCCGAATTACAAAATATTTCGGAATTGATTAAGTACGGCGTTGTCATTATTGCAAGCCTGCCGGTGCTGATTCTTTATCCATTTGTACAAAGGCATTTTGTAAAAGGTGTGATGATCGGATCGATTAAAGGTTGA